The following proteins come from a genomic window of Natrinema saccharevitans:
- a CDS encoding aldehyde dehydrogenase family protein, producing the protein MSQQTTDRPDRHYIDGEWTDGEGEETFESENPATGETLRTVHRGTEADVDRALEAAEAAQEEWRDLSYIDRAEFLWDIYHELRERTDELGEIVTKECGKEISEGKADVVEAAHMVEWAAGNARHPHGDVVPSEIGSKDAYMRRKPRGVVGCITPWNFPVAIPFWHMAVSLVEGNTVVWKPAEQTPWCGQIIAEMFEESGIPDGVFNMVQGFGDAGASIVDDPRVDTVLFTGSAEVGQEVAKTVAEQPGKLAACEMGGKNAVVISDEADLDTAVHSAVMSSFKTTGQRCVSSERLIVHEDIYDEFKERFVDIAENIAVGDPLAEDTFMGPLVEAEHKEKVLEYNELARSEDVNVLVDRDELDDAEVPDGHEDGHWIGPFVYEADPDADLRCTQEEVFGPHVALMKYSGDIEDGVEIHNDTDYGLAGAIISEDYREINYYRDNAEVGLAYGNLPCIGAEVHLPFGGVNKSGNGYPSGREVIEAVTERTAWTLNNSKDIEMAQGLSADITTDDD; encoded by the coding sequence ATGAGCCAGCAGACGACAGACCGACCCGACCGACACTACATCGACGGCGAATGGACGGACGGCGAGGGCGAGGAAACCTTCGAGAGCGAGAACCCGGCGACCGGCGAGACGCTGCGGACCGTCCACCGCGGAACGGAGGCCGACGTCGATCGCGCCCTCGAGGCCGCGGAGGCGGCACAGGAGGAGTGGCGCGACCTGTCGTACATCGACCGCGCGGAGTTCCTCTGGGACATCTACCACGAACTGCGCGAGCGGACGGACGAACTCGGCGAAATCGTCACCAAGGAGTGTGGCAAGGAGATCTCCGAGGGGAAAGCCGACGTCGTCGAGGCCGCACACATGGTCGAGTGGGCCGCGGGCAACGCCCGACACCCACACGGCGACGTGGTTCCCTCCGAGATCGGGAGCAAGGACGCGTACATGCGCCGCAAGCCCCGGGGCGTCGTCGGCTGTATTACGCCCTGGAACTTCCCGGTCGCGATCCCGTTCTGGCACATGGCCGTCTCGCTGGTCGAGGGCAACACCGTCGTCTGGAAGCCCGCCGAGCAGACCCCGTGGTGCGGTCAGATCATCGCCGAGATGTTCGAGGAGAGCGGAATTCCCGACGGCGTCTTCAATATGGTCCAGGGCTTCGGCGACGCCGGTGCCTCGATCGTCGACGATCCACGCGTCGACACCGTCCTCTTTACCGGTTCGGCCGAGGTCGGTCAGGAAGTCGCCAAGACCGTCGCCGAACAGCCCGGCAAGCTCGCGGCCTGCGAGATGGGCGGCAAGAACGCCGTCGTCATCAGCGACGAGGCCGACCTCGACACGGCCGTTCACTCGGCCGTTATGAGTTCGTTCAAGACCACCGGTCAGCGCTGCGTCTCGAGCGAACGCCTGATCGTCCACGAGGATATCTACGACGAGTTCAAGGAACGCTTCGTCGATATCGCCGAGAACATCGCGGTCGGTGACCCGCTGGCCGAAGACACGTTCATGGGGCCGCTCGTCGAAGCCGAACACAAGGAGAAGGTCCTCGAGTACAACGAACTCGCGCGAAGCGAAGACGTGAACGTCCTCGTCGACCGCGACGAACTGGACGACGCGGAGGTGCCCGACGGCCACGAGGACGGCCACTGGATCGGCCCGTTCGTCTACGAGGCCGACCCGGACGCCGACCTCCGGTGTACGCAAGAGGAGGTCTTCGGCCCCCACGTCGCGCTCATGAAGTACTCGGGCGACATCGAGGACGGCGTCGAGATCCACAACGACACCGACTACGGGCTCGCGGGAGCGATCATCTCCGAGGACTACCGCGAGATCAACTACTACCGCGACAACGCCGAAGTCGGACTCGCGTACGGGAACCTGCCGTGTATCGGCGCGGAGGTTCACCTGCCCTTCGGCGGCGTCAACAAGTCCGGGAACGGCTACCCGAGCGGTCGCGAAGTGATCGAGGCCGTCACCGAACGCACCGCCTGGACCCTGAACAACTCGAAAGACATCGAGATGGCACAGGGACTGTCCGCCGACATTACGACCGACGATGACTGA
- a CDS encoding DUF5806 family protein has product MDEDGLDASRFEGDDAASDRDPEPAGAADEDSDGGSMPGVPDPDPQDDGVPEDVQKYARFKKMDGAQYDRVNEFLRDRTYITAREWAIARLCSDFRTETGVEMTKIGENLPELVPFMTDTYSPQAVNQARASFEEKVRTAGATFLYGAMCDFFTAEELDDVMYEATEVAKFLLEVEGVDLSVEEELEAEERISSVMREVREASEQLRAADLAESEADGE; this is encoded by the coding sequence ATGGACGAGGACGGACTGGACGCGTCTCGATTCGAGGGCGACGACGCCGCGTCGGACCGCGACCCCGAACCCGCTGGGGCGGCAGACGAGGACAGCGACGGCGGCTCGATGCCGGGGGTGCCGGATCCCGACCCGCAGGACGACGGCGTCCCCGAGGACGTACAGAAGTACGCACGCTTCAAAAAGATGGACGGCGCGCAGTACGACCGGGTCAACGAGTTCCTCCGGGACCGCACCTACATCACCGCTCGCGAGTGGGCCATCGCGCGGCTCTGTTCGGACTTCCGGACCGAGACCGGCGTCGAGATGACCAAAATCGGCGAGAACCTGCCCGAACTCGTCCCCTTCATGACCGACACCTACTCGCCACAGGCGGTCAATCAGGCCAGAGCCTCCTTCGAGGAGAAGGTCCGGACCGCCGGCGCGACCTTTCTCTACGGCGCGATGTGTGACTTCTTCACCGCCGAGGAACTCGACGACGTGATGTACGAGGCTACCGAGGTCGCCAAGTTCCTCCTCGAGGTCGAGGGCGTCGACCTCTCGGTCGAGGAGGAACTCGAGGCCGAGGAACGCATCTCGAGTGTCATGCGGGAGGTCCGCGAGGCCAGCGAACAGTTGCGCGCGGCGGACCTCGCCGAGAGCGAGGCGGACGGCGAGTGA
- a CDS encoding ferredoxin produces the protein MSDDDGIQQASDVGSSDAPPVEEKPYKIIFEANKCFGAGKCAEVSDNWEMSIASGMAQPEEYFFGEEELDHNVRAAEVCPAKKDDGCIHVVDRRTDEEIAPDPHGDGTLSVDW, from the coding sequence ATGAGCGACGACGACGGTATCCAGCAGGCCAGCGACGTCGGTTCCAGCGACGCGCCCCCGGTCGAGGAGAAACCCTACAAAATCATCTTCGAGGCTAACAAGTGCTTCGGCGCGGGCAAGTGCGCCGAGGTCAGCGACAACTGGGAGATGTCGATCGCCTCCGGGATGGCCCAGCCCGAGGAGTACTTCTTCGGCGAGGAGGAACTGGACCACAACGTCCGCGCCGCGGAGGTCTGTCCGGCCAAGAAAGACGACGGCTGCATCCACGTCGTCGACCGCCGAACCGACGAGGAGATCGCGCCCGATCCCCACGGCGACGGCACGTTGAGCGTCGACTGGTAG
- a CDS encoding sodium/proline symporter, giving the protein MASEGLAGSAGSWVLGTFAVYLLVLLGIGLYSSRLMDSVDDYVIGGRSVGPVVTGFSERASEMSGWLTLGVPSDAFGTGVMAFYNGLGMIPADLFAWAGIAKRLRKYTEIVKAVTLPTFFETRFQDDTGYVKGVSAFVLMLFEGGYVGAQIVAAGTLLEVLTGVSSLVGILVGGVIVVGYTMLGGYFAVAWSDYVQGAIILAAFIVLPIIAFTNYGLPFGELASAGSSYTSVTAGMTGWAAIFGIISYAAIGLGIPGNPHVMVRFMGIDEVENIRLAALVAQLFMFVAYIGAGFVGLYALVAFGQGGIEDPNNVMPLLTLEFFPGAIAGIILAAALAAMMSSADSQLLVATSAIVEDVYHGYINPNASQERLVRYSQYVTLGLGAASVAFAFLAQNTPIYTLVLDYAWGGLGAAIGPTLIAAVWWKRVTATGSVASMIVGTTTMILWTQLSTLLELVGLMGAVEGSAFLTGLVGVYGLFPAFILSTATLIVVSLLTTPPEGVDDHFDSFNKPLSALSSSDDPTGTPEYVTDGGRDVGPKAVTETDNIRAHVRASEYWDEGDE; this is encoded by the coding sequence ATGGCCAGTGAAGGGTTAGCCGGTTCGGCCGGGAGCTGGGTACTCGGAACGTTCGCCGTCTACCTGCTCGTCCTGCTCGGTATCGGACTGTACTCCTCACGGCTCATGGACTCCGTCGACGACTACGTCATCGGCGGTCGGAGCGTCGGTCCGGTCGTCACCGGCTTCTCCGAACGCGCCTCCGAGATGAGCGGTTGGCTCACGCTCGGTGTCCCGAGCGACGCGTTCGGTACCGGTGTGATGGCCTTCTACAACGGTCTCGGGATGATCCCCGCCGACCTGTTCGCGTGGGCCGGAATCGCGAAACGCCTCCGGAAGTACACGGAGATCGTGAAGGCGGTCACGCTGCCGACCTTCTTCGAGACGCGTTTTCAGGACGACACCGGCTACGTCAAGGGCGTCTCCGCGTTCGTACTGATGCTCTTCGAAGGCGGATACGTCGGCGCACAGATCGTCGCCGCCGGGACGCTGCTGGAGGTCCTCACCGGCGTCTCGTCGCTTGTCGGGATCCTCGTCGGCGGCGTCATCGTCGTCGGCTACACCATGCTCGGCGGCTACTTCGCCGTCGCGTGGTCCGACTACGTGCAGGGCGCGATCATCCTGGCCGCGTTCATCGTCCTGCCGATCATCGCCTTTACCAACTACGGGCTCCCGTTCGGCGAACTCGCGTCCGCCGGGAGTTCGTACACGAGCGTCACGGCCGGCATGACCGGCTGGGCCGCGATCTTCGGGATCATCAGCTACGCCGCCATCGGGCTCGGCATCCCCGGGAACCCGCACGTGATGGTCCGGTTCATGGGGATCGACGAGGTCGAGAACATCCGTCTGGCCGCGCTGGTCGCCCAGCTGTTCATGTTCGTCGCCTACATCGGTGCCGGCTTCGTCGGGCTGTACGCGCTGGTCGCCTTCGGTCAGGGCGGTATCGAGGATCCGAACAACGTCATGCCGTTGCTCACGCTCGAGTTCTTCCCCGGTGCGATCGCGGGGATCATCCTGGCGGCCGCCCTCGCCGCGATGATGTCCAGCGCGGACTCGCAACTGCTCGTCGCGACGAGCGCCATCGTCGAGGACGTCTACCACGGCTACATCAACCCGAACGCGAGCCAGGAGCGACTCGTCCGCTACTCCCAGTACGTCACGCTCGGGCTCGGCGCGGCGAGCGTCGCGTTCGCCTTCCTCGCACAGAACACGCCGATCTACACGCTCGTCCTCGACTACGCGTGGGGCGGCCTCGGCGCGGCCATCGGTCCGACGCTTATCGCGGCCGTATGGTGGAAACGGGTCACCGCGACGGGCTCCGTCGCGAGCATGATCGTCGGCACCACGACGATGATCCTCTGGACGCAGCTGTCGACCCTCCTCGAACTGGTCGGCCTCATGGGGGCCGTCGAGGGCTCGGCGTTCCTCACCGGCCTGGTCGGGGTCTACGGCCTCTTCCCCGCGTTTATCCTCTCGACGGCGACGCTCATCGTCGTCTCGCTGCTGACGACGCCGCCCGAAGGCGTCGACGATCACTTCGATTCCTTCAACAAACCGCTCTCGGCGCTCTCCAGCAGCGACGATCCGACCGGCACTCCCGAATACGTGACCGACGGCGGCCGCGACGTCGGTCCCAAGGCCGTCACGGAGACCGACAACATCCGCGCACACGTGCGGGCCAGCGAGTACTGGGACGAGGGTGACGAGTGA
- a CDS encoding thiolase family protein, which yields MSQTPVVVKAVRTPQGKEDGVYADVRSEDLSVPLIDEILAETGLSGEEIDDLMWGCAQQREEQDNNLARVIALLSELGESVPATTINRWCASSMQSVISASDAIAAGNRDAIIAGGVESMSRVAMGESYGHIHPKISELYDLGDLQMGMTAEKVAEEYGVSREEQDEYAARSQQRATEATEEGRFDDEIVPIETEDGTVEEDEGIRPGTTPEKLAELPTVFKEDGTVTPGNASQISDGAAALLVTSEAFAEEHDLEIMAEVGRNNVAGVDPTVMGIGPVPATRGLLERNGRDIDEYDLVELNEAFASQSLYSRDELGIDPEIFNVNGGAIALGHPLGASGARLPVTLIHELQKRGGGLGLATLCVGFGQGAAIEFDVN from the coding sequence ATGTCACAGACGCCAGTCGTAGTCAAGGCAGTACGGACGCCACAGGGCAAAGAAGACGGCGTGTACGCCGACGTACGCAGCGAGGACCTCTCGGTGCCGCTGATCGACGAGATCCTGGCCGAAACCGGCCTCTCCGGCGAGGAAATCGACGACCTGATGTGGGGCTGTGCCCAGCAGCGCGAGGAGCAGGACAACAACCTCGCCCGCGTCATCGCCTTGCTCTCCGAGCTGGGCGAGTCGGTTCCGGCGACGACGATCAACCGCTGGTGTGCCTCCTCGATGCAGTCGGTCATCTCCGCCTCCGACGCCATCGCGGCCGGCAACCGAGACGCCATCATCGCCGGCGGCGTCGAGAGCATGAGCCGCGTCGCGATGGGCGAAAGCTACGGCCACATCCACCCGAAGATCTCCGAACTGTACGACCTCGGGGACCTCCAGATGGGGATGACCGCCGAGAAAGTCGCCGAGGAGTACGGCGTCAGCCGCGAGGAGCAAGACGAGTACGCCGCCCGCAGCCAGCAACGCGCCACCGAGGCGACCGAAGAGGGTCGCTTCGACGACGAGATCGTCCCGATCGAAACCGAGGACGGCACCGTCGAGGAAGACGAGGGCATCCGACCGGGCACGACCCCCGAGAAACTCGCCGAGCTCCCCACCGTCTTCAAGGAGGACGGCACCGTCACGCCCGGTAACGCCTCCCAGATCTCCGACGGCGCGGCCGCCCTGCTGGTCACCAGCGAGGCCTTCGCCGAGGAACACGACCTCGAGATCATGGCCGAGGTCGGCCGGAACAACGTCGCCGGCGTCGACCCGACCGTCATGGGGATCGGCCCGGTGCCCGCGACGCGGGGCCTGCTCGAGCGAAACGGCCGCGACATCGACGAGTACGACCTCGTGGAACTCAACGAGGCCTTCGCGAGCCAGTCGCTGTACTCCCGCGACGAACTCGGCATCGACCCCGAGATCTTCAACGTCAACGGCGGGGCGATCGCGCTGGGCCACCCGCTGGGGGCCTCGGGCGCGCGCCTGCCCGTTACCCTGATCCACGAACTCCAGAAGCGCGGCGGCGGCCTCGGGCTGGCGACGCTGTGTGTCGGCTTCGGGCAGGGCGCAGCGATCGAGTTCGACGTCAACTAA
- a CDS encoding IclR family transcriptional regulator, with protein MTDDRPRPVKTTQTSLALVRAVRDSDGATLSELADRLELAKSTVHNHLHTLVDEGFLVRDGDTFHVGLQFLSFGEHARGRNPLYATARRHVYSIAETTGHEADFIVEENGRAYSLEYAIGESSRRSLSESSPFRAGNRFYMHNCASGKALLASMSESQVNEILERWGLPATTDHTITDESELFDELEAIRHRGYAVNDEELIDGYRSVGAAVTDPDGEILGAFSVGGPTYRMATDESTAEELAQLLRDEIRSLESTLFC; from the coding sequence ATGACCGACGATCGCCCTCGACCGGTCAAGACGACACAAACGTCACTCGCGCTCGTTCGCGCGGTCCGCGACAGCGACGGTGCTACGCTGAGCGAACTGGCCGACCGCCTCGAACTGGCGAAAAGCACCGTCCACAATCACCTCCACACGCTGGTCGACGAGGGATTCCTCGTCCGGGACGGCGACACCTTCCACGTCGGCCTCCAGTTTCTCTCGTTCGGCGAACACGCACGCGGACGAAACCCGCTGTACGCGACGGCGCGCCGGCACGTCTACTCCATCGCCGAGACGACCGGGCACGAGGCCGACTTCATCGTCGAGGAGAACGGCCGCGCGTACTCCCTCGAGTACGCGATCGGAGAGTCGTCCCGACGAAGTCTGTCGGAATCCAGTCCGTTTCGGGCGGGTAACCGGTTCTACATGCACAACTGCGCCTCCGGAAAGGCCCTCCTGGCGTCGATGTCCGAATCGCAGGTCAACGAGATTCTCGAGCGCTGGGGGCTTCCGGCCACGACCGACCACACCATCACCGACGAGTCCGAACTGTTCGACGAACTCGAGGCGATCCGACATCGCGGATACGCAGTCAACGACGAGGAACTAATCGACGGCTATCGGTCCGTCGGCGCGGCCGTAACGGACCCCGACGGCGAGATCCTCGGAGCGTTCTCGGTCGGCGGACCGACCTATCGCATGGCTACCGACGAGTCCACGGCCGAGGAGTTGGCACAACTGCTTCGAGACGAGATCAGATCGCTCGAGTCCACGCTGTTTTGCTAA
- a CDS encoding helix-turn-helix domain-containing protein, which translates to MSSTSSTTTTTGTADGTRLTLDIWHPDCWGLQATEAVDAGLLVHTVHRTVEEAVKGHFTVYADTTAQLDEFVAFADESPLTHSTVELGQRPTTAPNPGNATRELFVEYEPEHSISDTLVSHGFIHDASVRVEGGVEHWPVFVAGGREEIRRRLEAIRAETDAEISISRVATPDGGSSGAADRTDLLTPRQRDAFELACERNYYAWPREISTRELADELGVSKTTLLEHLRKAEAKLLNPDDV; encoded by the coding sequence ATGAGCAGCACGAGTTCGACCACGACCACGACAGGGACGGCCGACGGGACGCGACTTACGCTCGATATCTGGCATCCGGACTGCTGGGGCCTGCAGGCGACCGAGGCAGTCGACGCCGGCCTGCTCGTCCACACCGTCCATCGAACCGTCGAGGAGGCGGTCAAGGGTCACTTTACCGTCTACGCCGACACGACGGCACAGCTCGACGAGTTCGTCGCGTTCGCCGACGAGTCCCCGCTGACGCACTCGACGGTCGAACTCGGACAGCGACCCACCACGGCACCGAACCCGGGGAACGCGACGCGCGAACTGTTCGTCGAGTACGAGCCCGAACACAGTATCAGCGATACGCTCGTCTCGCACGGTTTCATCCACGACGCGTCGGTGCGCGTCGAGGGCGGCGTCGAACACTGGCCGGTCTTCGTGGCCGGCGGCCGCGAGGAAATCCGGCGTCGACTCGAGGCCATCCGGGCGGAGACGGACGCGGAGATCTCGATCAGTCGGGTCGCCACGCCCGACGGCGGCTCGTCGGGGGCCGCTGATCGGACGGACCTCCTCACGCCGCGCCAGCGCGACGCGTTCGAACTCGCTTGCGAGCGGAACTACTACGCGTGGCCCCGCGAGATCAGCACGCGCGAACTCGCGGACGAACTCGGTGTCTCGAAGACGACGCTGCTCGAACACCTCCGGAAGGCCGAAGCGAAACTGCTCAACCCCGACGACGTCTGA
- a CDS encoding proline dehydrogenase family protein → MIPPIASRFVAGTTVSGALDHVSECNEAGMGGILNLLGEHYHDSEPAAEDADEYCHLVSELADRGLNGSVSVKPSQIGIDVGPDVFTENFERIVETAAAEDVFVWCDMEDHTTTDTTLDAVEATARDHPHGVGVAIQANLRRTRDDLRRLADVPAAVRLVKGAYDEPSSVALDSKSAVDDAYEEYLEFLFREFDQGVAVGSHDPAMLEVAVDCHEEYGTPFEIQMLMGVREDAQRELAAKGYEVNQYVPYGDKWMQYFYRRIRERKENALFALRAVVGV, encoded by the coding sequence ATGATACCGCCGATCGCGAGCCGGTTCGTCGCCGGAACCACCGTGTCAGGCGCTCTGGACCACGTCTCGGAGTGTAACGAAGCGGGTATGGGTGGCATCCTGAACCTCCTCGGTGAGCATTACCACGATTCCGAACCCGCGGCCGAGGACGCCGACGAGTACTGTCATCTCGTCTCCGAACTGGCCGACCGCGGTCTGAACGGCAGCGTCTCGGTCAAACCGTCCCAGATCGGTATCGACGTCGGGCCGGACGTCTTCACGGAGAACTTCGAACGGATCGTCGAGACGGCGGCGGCCGAGGACGTGTTCGTCTGGTGTGACATGGAAGACCACACGACGACCGACACGACGCTCGACGCCGTCGAAGCGACGGCCCGGGACCATCCCCACGGCGTCGGCGTCGCGATTCAGGCGAACCTCAGGCGGACCCGCGACGATCTGCGTCGCCTCGCCGACGTTCCCGCCGCCGTCCGTCTGGTAAAGGGCGCCTACGACGAACCGTCGTCGGTCGCCCTCGACTCGAAATCGGCCGTCGACGACGCGTACGAGGAGTACCTCGAGTTCCTGTTCCGCGAGTTCGATCAGGGCGTCGCGGTCGGGAGTCACGATCCGGCGATGCTCGAGGTCGCGGTCGACTGTCACGAGGAGTACGGGACGCCGTTCGAGATCCAGATGTTGATGGGGGTCCGCGAGGACGCCCAGCGCGAACTCGCCGCGAAGGGGTACGAGGTCAACCAGTACGTTCCCTACGGCGATAAGTGGATGCAGTACTTCTACCGACGGATCCGTGAACGAAAGGAGAACGCGCTGTTCGCGCTTCGGGCCGTCGTCGGCGTCTGA
- a CDS encoding aldehyde dehydrogenase family protein, with product MTDLPLAPEDGWESLYLAGDWTDAGDRDAITVENPYTREAIASVPAGTEDDVERAYETAASAQEAWAQQPPQARAGAIDAAVEFVGDHREEIAELLARESGSTRVKAEAELETAIGMMQQAASYPFRMAGQHADSITPGKENVAERVPVGVVGVISPWNFPLHLSMRAVAPAIAAGNAVVLKPASNTPITGGLLLARIFEAAGVPEGVLSVVPGRGSEIGDAVAGHEIPRTIAFTGSTEIGQGVAAAAARNCALPAMELGGNNVHVVTGGADLERAVDGGVFGSFLHQGQICISINRHLIHESVYDDYVDALADRAASLPTGDPTDDDTVIGPIIDESQRDQILEYVEESAEAGATVETGGDHDGLVVEPTVLSDADNDMAAACNEHFGPVAPVIPYASDDEAIELANDTIHGLSGSVHSEDLEQARKIADGIETGMIHVNDQPINDEPHVPFGGMKQSGIGRYNGEQILEEVTTTKWISIQHESREYPF from the coding sequence ATGACGGACCTGCCACTGGCACCCGAGGACGGCTGGGAATCGCTCTATCTCGCTGGCGACTGGACCGACGCCGGCGACCGCGATGCGATCACCGTCGAGAACCCCTACACGCGCGAGGCGATCGCGTCCGTCCCGGCGGGGACCGAGGACGACGTCGAGCGGGCCTACGAGACCGCCGCGTCGGCACAGGAGGCGTGGGCCCAGCAACCGCCACAGGCCCGCGCGGGCGCGATCGACGCGGCCGTCGAGTTCGTCGGGGACCACCGCGAGGAGATCGCTGAGCTCCTGGCCCGCGAGTCGGGGAGTACGCGGGTCAAAGCCGAGGCCGAATTGGAGACCGCGATCGGGATGATGCAACAGGCCGCCAGCTACCCGTTCCGGATGGCCGGCCAGCACGCGGACTCGATCACGCCGGGCAAGGAGAACGTCGCCGAGCGAGTGCCGGTCGGCGTCGTCGGCGTCATCTCGCCGTGGAACTTCCCGCTGCATCTCTCGATGCGGGCGGTCGCGCCGGCGATCGCGGCCGGCAACGCGGTCGTCCTCAAACCCGCCTCGAACACGCCGATCACGGGCGGGCTGTTGCTCGCGCGGATCTTCGAAGCCGCGGGCGTCCCCGAGGGGGTCCTCAGCGTCGTCCCCGGCCGCGGCTCCGAGATCGGCGACGCGGTCGCCGGCCACGAGATCCCCCGGACCATCGCCTTCACCGGTTCGACCGAGATCGGACAGGGGGTCGCCGCCGCGGCGGCGCGCAACTGTGCCCTGCCAGCCATGGAACTCGGCGGGAACAACGTCCACGTCGTCACCGGCGGGGCCGACCTCGAGCGGGCCGTCGACGGCGGCGTCTTCGGCTCCTTTCTCCACCAGGGCCAGATCTGCATCTCGATCAACCGCCATCTGATCCACGAGTCGGTTTACGACGACTACGTCGACGCGCTGGCCGACCGGGCCGCGTCGCTGCCGACCGGCGACCCGACCGACGACGACACCGTCATCGGTCCCATCATCGACGAGAGCCAGCGCGACCAGATCCTCGAGTACGTCGAGGAATCGGCCGAGGCGGGCGCGACCGTCGAGACCGGGGGCGACCACGACGGACTCGTCGTCGAACCCACGGTCCTCTCCGACGCCGACAACGACATGGCCGCGGCCTGTAACGAACACTTCGGCCCCGTCGCGCCCGTGATCCCCTACGCGAGCGACGACGAGGCGATCGAACTGGCCAACGACACGATCCACGGCCTCTCGGGGTCGGTCCACAGCGAGGACCTCGAGCAGGCTCGGAAAATCGCGGACGGGATCGAGACGGGGATGATCCACGTCAACGACCAGCCGATCAACGACGAGCCACACGTCCCCTTCGGCGGGATGAAACAATCGGGTATCGGCCGATACAACGGCGAGCAGATCCTCGAGGAAGTGACGACGACGAAGTGGATCTCGATCCAGCACGAGTCCCGAGAGTATCCGTTCTAA